In Coprobacter tertius, the following proteins share a genomic window:
- a CDS encoding sulfite exporter TauE/SafE family protein translates to MTFISILLLLGSGILCGIVNVIGGGGSLLALPVLLSLGLPAGVANGTNRIAIIFQDVSSLLMFRKKRQLDLKEGLRLTLPVLFGAIAGAWLAAFYLTENLMNIVILVLSLLMIAALFFQPDKWTRAISGNEKHKLTLTNVLLFFIIGLYGGFIQAGFTYLILAVLVLKCGYTMVKGDALKLFLNLMILPVALVIFIWQGQVQWLYGIVMGIGSALGGYLGVRFVNAWSPKLIRSIMLILLVMAVLYIIFVRM, encoded by the coding sequence ATGACTTTTATATCTATTCTTTTGCTTTTAGGTAGTGGAATACTGTGCGGTATTGTAAATGTGATCGGAGGGGGAGGGTCGTTATTGGCACTTCCGGTATTATTGTCGCTGGGTTTACCGGCTGGTGTGGCTAACGGAACAAATCGTATAGCTATTATATTCCAGGATGTAAGTTCCTTACTTATGTTCCGTAAAAAGCGGCAACTCGATCTGAAAGAAGGATTACGATTAACATTACCCGTACTTTTCGGAGCGATCGCAGGAGCTTGGCTTGCTGCTTTTTATCTTACCGAGAATCTGATGAATATTGTTATTCTCGTACTTTCATTATTGATGATTGCTGCCTTGTTTTTTCAACCTGATAAATGGACGCGAGCTATTTCAGGCAATGAAAAACACAAACTTACATTGACGAATGTTTTACTTTTCTTTATTATCGGTTTGTATGGCGGATTTATACAGGCCGGATTTACATACTTGATATTGGCCGTTTTGGTATTGAAGTGTGGATACACTATGGTGAAAGGAGATGCTTTAAAATTATTTCTTAATCTGATGATTTTGCCGGTCGCATTGGTAATTTTTATTTGGCAAGGTCAAGTACAGTGGTTATACGGAATTGTAATGGGTATAGGAAGTGCTTTAGGGGGATATTTAGGAGTCCGGTTTGTAAATGCATGGTCTCCGAAACTTATCCGGAGTATTATGTTGATTTTATTGGTTATGGCGGTTTTATATATCATTTTTGTTAGAATGTAA
- a CDS encoding MFS transporter: MGQLRNNRQNSQIKPFMVMLLMYFIVGVFTVINQQFQVPLQSAMLPKESPFTNALVTLLNFSWFLAYPFSEGYATRMLERLGYRKTTVVALGVLVSGLAIYEFAVLLHRYDPTYLHLGGTPVSFGFFIFLLGSFVIGVSAAMLQVVLNLYLDVCQVGNTTSLQRQMIGGTINSIGMAIAPLIVSYFIFHGISLPQVQSSEFIKPVIVIIIMMVIVTWGTSRVRMPALPSVINEIPQGKQKSIWSFRQTRLGLWGLFFYVGIEVAVGANINMYALQLGHGFASQATHMAATYWTLLLIGRLVGSFLKKIPSETQLLVSTIASAVLLLLAILLSNPWILTIIGLFHSVMWPAIITLATDGLGAYTAKASGALMIGVVGGGIIPLLQGIAADAFGGDWRWTWFIVLIGELYILYYGVSGYKPKDSDKLERS; encoded by the coding sequence ATGGGACAGTTACGAAACAATCGGCAAAATTCTCAGATAAAGCCGTTTATGGTGATGTTATTAATGTATTTTATTGTGGGAGTTTTTACTGTGATCAACCAACAATTCCAGGTACCTTTACAGTCTGCAATGTTGCCAAAGGAAAGCCCTTTTACTAATGCTTTGGTTACGTTACTGAATTTTTCTTGGTTTTTGGCATATCCTTTTTCAGAAGGATATGCGACGCGTATGCTCGAACGTTTGGGTTACCGTAAAACTACTGTTGTTGCATTAGGAGTGTTAGTATCTGGGCTAGCTATATATGAGTTTGCCGTTCTTTTACATCGTTACGATCCTACTTATCTTCATTTGGGTGGAACACCTGTTTCGTTCGGTTTTTTTATTTTTCTACTCGGTTCTTTTGTAATCGGAGTATCGGCTGCAATGTTGCAAGTAGTTCTCAATTTATATCTCGATGTTTGTCAGGTCGGAAATACCACCTCTCTTCAACGGCAGATGATAGGGGGAACCATTAATTCTATAGGAATGGCAATAGCCCCTTTGATAGTCAGTTATTTCATTTTTCACGGAATATCATTACCTCAGGTTCAATCTTCGGAGTTTATAAAGCCGGTAATCGTCATAATTATTATGATGGTGATCGTGACCTGGGGAACTTCACGAGTACGAATGCCGGCTTTGCCTTCTGTGATAAATGAGATTCCTCAAGGTAAACAAAAGAGTATTTGGTCGTTCAGGCAAACTCGTTTAGGTTTATGGGGATTGTTCTTTTATGTAGGTATCGAAGTAGCGGTGGGTGCTAATATAAATATGTATGCCTTACAATTAGGACATGGTTTTGCATCGCAAGCTACCCACATGGCAGCTACTTATTGGACTCTGTTGCTTATAGGACGTCTGGTCGGTTCGTTTTTGAAGAAAATACCTTCAGAAACGCAGTTGTTGGTTTCTACCATTGCTTCTGCTGTTTTGCTTTTATTGGCTATTCTGCTTTCGAATCCTTGGATACTTACGATTATCGGGCTATTTCATTCGGTAATGTGGCCAGCTATTATAACGCTTGCTACCGACGGGCTGGGAGCTTATACAGCAAAAGCTTCCGGTGCATTGATGATAGGAGTTGTCGGCGGAGGTATCATTCCGTTACTCCAGGGAATTGCAGCAGACGCCTTTGGCGGCGATTGGCGTTGGACATGGTTTATCGTACTTATCGGTGAGTTGTATATTTTGTATTATGGCGTCTCAGGATATAAACCGAAGGACTCGGATAAGCTCGAACGGTCTTAA
- a CDS encoding thiamine pyrophosphate-dependent enzyme, which yields MGKKVAEQLVGMLADAGVKRIYAVTGDSLNEVNDAVRKNGEIEWVHVRHEETGAFAAGAEAQLTGRLACCAGSSGPGHVHLINGVYDAHRSGAPVLVIASACPSTEFGTEYFQETDTIKLFDDCSYYNEMAVTPKQLPRMLQGAMQAAISEKGVGVIGLPGDLAAKEAVEIETAMNPFKTAPETKPDRQVLEKLASFLNRAQKVTLYCGIGAKDAHTELVELSKKLNAPVAYTFKSKMEIQYDNPNEVGLTGLLGMPSGYFSMQEAEILLLLGTDFPYANFMPENNIIVQIDTKAERIGRRAKVDMGICGDVKDTLEALLPLIEQKKDNSFLKEQLSRYKSVKKNLESYIKEQGSIDRIHPEYVAAVIDSLAADDAIFTVDTGMSCVWGARYLHATGKRKMLGSFNHGSMANAMPQAIGAAFAYPGREVIAICGDGGISMLLGDLATIVQYKLPIKIIVFNNRALGMVKLEMEVAGLPDWQTDMYNPDFFLIAKAMGMEGFTISHPDEVVSVLPKALASEGPVLVNVMTDPNALAMPPKIELGQMIGFAQSMFKLMINGRTKEVIDTINSNFHHWKEVL from the coding sequence ATGGGGAAAAAAGTTGCAGAACAATTAGTCGGGATGTTGGCTGATGCTGGAGTAAAGAGAATTTATGCTGTAACGGGCGATAGCCTGAACGAAGTAAACGATGCCGTACGTAAAAATGGGGAAATAGAGTGGGTACACGTACGTCATGAAGAAACCGGGGCTTTTGCTGCCGGAGCAGAAGCTCAGTTAACTGGACGATTGGCTTGTTGTGCGGGAAGCAGCGGTCCGGGACATGTACATCTTATCAATGGTGTGTATGATGCACACCGTTCGGGTGCCCCTGTGTTGGTAATCGCATCAGCATGTCCTTCGACCGAATTCGGGACAGAATATTTTCAGGAAACCGATACGATTAAGTTGTTTGATGATTGTAGCTACTATAATGAAATGGCGGTTACACCCAAACAATTGCCTCGTATGTTACAAGGAGCTATGCAAGCGGCCATTTCTGAAAAAGGAGTGGGTGTGATCGGATTGCCGGGCGATTTAGCCGCCAAGGAGGCAGTAGAGATTGAAACGGCTATGAATCCGTTTAAAACAGCACCTGAAACGAAACCAGATAGACAAGTTCTCGAAAAACTCGCTTCTTTTCTCAATAGGGCACAAAAGGTGACATTATATTGTGGTATAGGCGCAAAAGATGCTCACACCGAGTTGGTTGAACTGTCGAAAAAGCTGAACGCTCCTGTTGCTTACACGTTCAAAAGTAAAATGGAGATACAATATGACAATCCCAATGAAGTGGGACTTACCGGACTGTTGGGAATGCCTTCTGGATATTTCAGTATGCAGGAGGCGGAAATATTGTTATTATTGGGAACCGATTTCCCGTATGCCAATTTTATGCCCGAAAATAATATCATTGTTCAGATAGATACTAAGGCCGAGCGCATAGGGAGACGGGCAAAAGTAGATATGGGTATTTGTGGAGATGTAAAAGATACATTGGAAGCACTTTTGCCTCTTATTGAACAGAAAAAAGACAATTCATTCTTGAAAGAACAACTTTCGAGATATAAAAGCGTGAAAAAAAATCTCGAATCTTATATTAAAGAACAGGGAAGTATTGATAGAATACATCCCGAATATGTTGCGGCTGTAATTGATTCGTTAGCAGCAGATGATGCCATTTTTACTGTCGATACAGGAATGAGTTGTGTATGGGGCGCGCGTTATTTGCATGCCACCGGAAAAAGGAAAATGCTGGGATCGTTTAATCATGGTTCTATGGCAAATGCGATGCCGCAGGCTATAGGAGCTGCATTTGCTTACCCGGGGAGGGAAGTTATCGCGATTTGCGGGGATGGAGGAATTTCTATGCTGTTAGGAGATTTGGCGACTATCGTACAATATAAATTACCTATAAAAATAATTGTTTTCAATAACCGTGCATTAGGTATGGTAAAACTCGAAATGGAAGTTGCCGGATTACCCGATTGGCAAACCGATATGTATAACCCTGATTTTTTTCTGATAGCAAAAGCAATGGGGATGGAGGGTTTTACCATTTCACATCCCGATGAAGTGGTTTCGGTTTTACCTAAAGCCTTGGCATCGGAAGGTCCTGTTTTAGTAAATGTGATGACTGATCCTAACGCGTTGGCGATGCCACCCAAAATAGAACTGGGACAAATGATCGGGTTTGCGCAATCAATGTTTAAACTTATGATAAACGGACGTACAAAAGAGGTAATCGATACTATAAATTCAAACTTCCATCACTGGAAAGAAGTATTGTAA
- a CDS encoding molybdenum cofactor guanylyltransferase, with product MIKPEITGLVLAGGKSSRFGSNKALATLQGKTFLHKAFTLIQPFCYEVYVSGNGEWYDISKYPIIPDIIPGMGPLGGIWSVMQQVNAKYLLVHTCDMPLMTPWMIRRLIEEGGGYEAVFWKQEDGKIQLFPSLFSIDFFPVINRMISQHEFSLNKLLPAYGVKMLEAKDTECKSFFNMNYFSDYKLLENNMPVDW from the coding sequence ATGATAAAGCCAGAGATTACAGGGTTGGTTCTGGCTGGAGGAAAAAGTTCCCGATTCGGGTCTAATAAAGCTTTGGCTACGCTACAAGGAAAAACATTCCTTCATAAGGCCTTTACATTGATCCAGCCGTTTTGTTACGAAGTGTATGTAAGCGGAAACGGAGAATGGTACGACATTTCTAAATATCCGATAATACCTGATATCATTCCCGGTATGGGTCCTTTAGGAGGAATTTGGTCGGTTATGCAGCAAGTAAATGCAAAATATTTATTGGTGCACACCTGTGATATGCCCTTAATGACTCCGTGGATGATACGTCGATTGATCGAGGAAGGGGGAGGATATGAAGCTGTATTTTGGAAACAGGAAGATGGGAAAATACAATTGTTTCCATCTTTATTTTCAATCGATTTTTTCCCTGTTATAAACCGGATGATCTCTCAACACGAATTTTCATTAAATAAATTATTACCGGCTTACGGGGTGAAGATGCTTGAGGCTAAGGATACCGAATGTAAGTCATTTTTTAATATGAATTATTTTTCAGATTATAAATTACTGGAGAATAATATGCCGGTGGATTGGTAA
- the rimM gene encoding ribosome maturation factor RimM (Essential for efficient processing of 16S rRNA): protein MIKRDELIKIGTFNKPHGIHGEVSFIFTDDIFDRTECPYLVCEIDGIFVPFFIEEYRFKSDTSALIKFEDIDTEEEARLFTNLTVYFPKTYLGDEEEIEEAQVDYFIGYTISDATLGSLGKIIDIDDATINILFVVEHEGKEVLIPANDDFVVSVDEENKIIYMSIPPELLTL, encoded by the coding sequence ATGATTAAAAGAGACGAGCTGATAAAAATAGGAACATTCAATAAACCGCACGGGATACATGGTGAGGTTTCTTTTATTTTTACCGATGATATTTTCGATCGCACCGAATGTCCTTATCTTGTTTGTGAAATAGACGGAATTTTCGTGCCGTTTTTTATCGAAGAATATCGTTTTAAAAGCGATACGTCGGCATTGATAAAGTTCGAAGATATAGATACTGAAGAAGAGGCGCGTCTCTTTACCAATTTAACGGTATATTTCCCGAAAACGTATCTTGGCGATGAGGAAGAGATTGAAGAGGCTCAAGTGGATTATTTTATCGGATATACTATCTCCGATGCAACTCTCGGTTCTTTGGGAAAAATAATTGATATCGACGATGCTACGATAAACATACTTTTTGTTGTAGAACATGAGGGAAAAGAAGTGCTGATTCCGGCCAATGATGATTTTGTTGTATCGGTCGATGAGGAAAATAAAATAATTTACATGTCTATCCCTCCCGAACTTCTTACTTTATAA